One stretch of Balneola sp. MJW-20 DNA includes these proteins:
- a CDS encoding Nramp family divalent metal transporter: MLNSLKKYFGPSTLVAAAFIGPGTVTVCTLAGVRSGYLLLWALLFSTLATIILQEMTGRLGLVTQQGFGEAIRSQLKNPVIRLLGIILVLSAIVIGNAAYEGGNLSGAVLGWEELFSALTVYAGGMNIKLTPLIIGGIAFILLWQGNFKYILGFMTGLVVVMSVVFVTTAIMIKPDIAEIFKGLFLPRVYEGDLITVIALVGTTVVPYNLFLHASTIQEKYSEKSDLKAMRIENAVGILIGGFISICIVITSAGAFSGMGATVSSASDMAAQLEPLLGSWAGMFMGLGLFAAGISSAITAPLAAAYAAKGIMGWKGNNRTTGFRLVWITILLIGIISSSLSLNPVQLIEFAQIANGILLPVVAVFLLYIMNRSEVLGGLKNSAIQNILGLLVVLIAILLGFRSLNAVFNLL, from the coding sequence ATGCTAAACTCTCTTAAAAAATATTTTGGGCCCAGCACACTGGTAGCGGCGGCATTTATTGGTCCGGGCACCGTCACCGTTTGCACGCTGGCAGGGGTTCGATCCGGCTATTTACTTCTATGGGCACTGTTGTTTTCCACTCTGGCAACCATCATTCTTCAGGAAATGACGGGCAGGCTTGGCCTGGTAACGCAACAGGGATTCGGGGAAGCTATACGGAGCCAGCTTAAAAATCCTGTGATCCGCTTACTGGGTATTATTCTGGTACTTTCTGCTATTGTAATTGGGAATGCGGCCTATGAAGGTGGAAATCTTTCCGGGGCAGTACTTGGCTGGGAGGAATTATTTTCTGCACTTACCGTGTATGCAGGAGGTATGAACATCAAACTAACCCCGCTAATTATCGGGGGAATCGCATTTATACTTTTATGGCAGGGTAATTTCAAATATATCCTCGGGTTCATGACCGGGCTGGTAGTGGTTATGTCGGTTGTGTTTGTTACCACTGCAATTATGATAAAACCGGATATTGCTGAGATCTTTAAAGGACTCTTTTTGCCCAGAGTCTATGAGGGGGACCTGATCACGGTGATCGCGCTAGTTGGAACAACTGTAGTCCCTTATAATCTCTTTTTGCATGCCTCCACCATACAGGAAAAGTACTCGGAGAAAAGTGACTTAAAAGCAATGAGGATAGAGAACGCCGTCGGAATTCTGATAGGTGGATTTATTAGTATTTGTATTGTGATAACCAGTGCCGGAGCATTCAGTGGAATGGGAGCCACAGTCAGCAGTGCATCCGATATGGCGGCCCAGTTAGAGCCGCTGCTGGGTTCATGGGCCGGAATGTTTATGGGATTAGGACTTTTCGCAGCCGGAATATCTTCGGCCATAACCGCACCGCTTGCAGCAGCATACGCCGCAAAAGGTATAATGGGCTGGAAGGGGAATAACCGTACTACCGGATTTCGACTGGTATGGATCACGATCCTGTTGATAGGTATTATTTCATCTTCGCTTAGCCTTAATCCGGTTCAACTAATTGAATTTGCACAGATCGCAAATGGAATATTACTACCGGTAGTAGCAGTTTTTCTGCTTTATATCATGAACCGTAGTGAAGTTCTTGGAGGATTAAAGAACTCGGCCATCCAGAATATTCTCGGACTCCTGGTGGTACTGATTGCCATACTGCTGGGCTTTCGTAGTTTAAACGCTGTATTTAATCTGCTATAA
- a CDS encoding DUF1801 domain-containing protein: MAELKTRKNDLSVRDYLNAITDPRRKEDCLRIYAIMKESTGDEGSMWGESIIGFGSYHYVYASGREGDWMLTGFSNRVQSITIYIMSGFKKYEFLLNKLGKYKTGKSCLYIKSIDDIDEEVLKNLISESVAYLREKYS, encoded by the coding sequence ATGGCCGAGCTGAAGACCCGAAAGAATGACCTTTCCGTGAGGGATTATCTGAATGCCATAACCGATCCTCGCAGAAAAGAAGATTGTCTCAGGATCTATGCCATTATGAAAGAATCAACGGGAGATGAAGGGAGTATGTGGGGTGAAAGCATTATCGGATTTGGAAGTTATCATTATGTTTATGCTTCCGGACGGGAGGGGGACTGGATGCTTACCGGTTTCTCCAACAGGGTTCAGAGTATTACGATCTATATTATGTCCGGATTTAAGAAATATGAATTCCTCTTAAATAAACTGGGAAAGTATAAGACCGGAAAATCCTGCCTGTACATTAAAAGCATTGATGATATCGATGAGGAAGTACTGAAGAATCTGATCTCGGAATCTGTAGCCTATCTCAGGGAAAAGTATTCATAA
- a CDS encoding CBS domain-containing protein has protein sequence MKVVEILQKKGNAVYSVRPENTVYDAIVKMAEENIGALLVMDDSRLEGIISEKDYRSKVVLKGRTSKTTSVSEIMEDQVICVRPTDTIQLCMQLMTEKKVRHLPVIEDGDVVGVVSIGDVVKRVIEDQKVEIDSLRNFINGGGYPG, from the coding sequence ATGAAAGTGGTAGAAATTCTTCAGAAAAAAGGTAATGCAGTATATTCTGTTCGTCCTGAGAACACGGTTTATGATGCCATAGTAAAGATGGCAGAAGAGAACATTGGAGCCTTACTGGTTATGGATGATTCCAGACTTGAAGGCATCATATCTGAAAAAGATTATCGCTCAAAGGTAGTACTCAAAGGCCGTACATCTAAAACTACCAGCGTAAGTGAGATCATGGAAGACCAGGTGATCTGCGTTCGCCCTACCGACACTATTCAACTTTGTATGCAACTAATGACCGAAAAGAAAGTTCGTCATTTACCGGTTATTGAAGATGGTGATGTGGTGGGAGTGGTGTCTATCGGAGATGTTGTAAAGCGAGTCATCGAAGATCAGAAAGTTGAGATCGATTCTCTCCGAAATTTTATCAACGGCGGCGGGTATCCGGGATAA
- a CDS encoding patatin-like phospholipase family protein: protein MATKKIQLVLGSGGARGMAHIGVIEGLQANGHEITEVVGCSMGAVIGGIYCSGNLEKYREWLVKLDKSSVFDLLDFTFTRQGFIKGEKIFKEILDMTGKQAIEDFDIPFTAVATDLMHMKEVHYKNGDLFNALRASISMPGLFLPVYDENQILVDGGVLNPLPLDLVKPREDHTIVAVNVNGPASVADMIHKEKKENEKADLKKSWFEKTFSLPDLSNNKKEYKLSLLELMDTSYNFTQDRLTKMILEVHPPDLLIEIPRTACDTFDFHMGDDLIAMGREKLEEIL, encoded by the coding sequence ATGGCTACCAAAAAGATACAGTTAGTACTCGGAAGCGGAGGAGCCCGTGGCATGGCTCACATAGGTGTAATTGAGGGTCTGCAGGCTAATGGACATGAGATCACTGAAGTTGTAGGATGTTCCATGGGTGCGGTAATTGGCGGGATCTACTGTTCCGGAAACCTGGAAAAATACCGGGAGTGGCTGGTCAAACTGGATAAATCCTCGGTATTCGATCTGCTCGACTTCACTTTTACCCGGCAGGGCTTCATTAAGGGAGAAAAGATCTTTAAAGAGATCCTGGACATGACGGGCAAACAGGCCATTGAAGATTTTGATATACCGTTTACGGCCGTTGCAACCGACCTCATGCATATGAAGGAGGTACACTACAAAAATGGGGACCTTTTTAATGCACTCAGGGCTTCCATTTCTATGCCCGGTTTATTTTTACCTGTATATGATGAAAATCAGATCCTGGTCGACGGCGGTGTACTTAATCCGCTTCCTCTTGATCTTGTAAAACCCAGGGAAGACCATACCATTGTTGCAGTTAATGTGAATGGACCAGCATCCGTTGCAGATATGATCCATAAAGAGAAAAAGGAAAACGAAAAGGCTGATTTAAAGAAGAGCTGGTTTGAGAAGACCTTCAGTCTGCCGGACCTGTCCAATAATAAAAAAGAATACAAGCTGTCTCTTCTGGAATTAATGGATACCAGCTATAATTTCACCCAGGACCGGCTTACAAAAATGATACTGGAAGTCCATCCTCCCGATCTCCTGATTGAGATACCCAGAACAGCTTGTGATACTTTTGATTTCCATATGGGTGATGATCTAATTGCGATGGGACGTGAAAAACTCGAGGAGATCCTGTAA
- a CDS encoding MBL fold metallo-hydrolase produces MKRILLILPLFLFIACTSEAQLDRTADKFDTDAGELRIQPVQHGTVALTWNGMSIYVDPWGGGAAFEGQPDPDLIFITDIHGDHLSAATLSELNTEGVIFIVPQAVADRMPDYKDQLMIIDNGETMNVEGIEVTAIPMYNLPETEDSRHTKGRGNGYILNMGGKQVYFSGDTEDIPEMRNLENIDIAFVCMNLPYTMDINQAASAVLDFEPAIVYPYHHRGQDIQEFKENVVSENNNIEVRLKNWYPESE; encoded by the coding sequence ATGAAACGTATTCTTTTGATCCTTCCATTATTCCTTTTCATCGCATGTACTTCGGAGGCTCAGCTTGACCGCACAGCCGATAAATTTGATACTGATGCCGGAGAATTACGCATTCAACCTGTTCAGCATGGCACGGTGGCCTTAACCTGGAACGGAATGAGTATTTATGTGGACCCATGGGGAGGAGGTGCTGCATTTGAAGGACAGCCTGATCCGGATCTGATTTTTATAACCGACATTCATGGTGATCATTTAAGCGCTGCCACTCTTAGCGAACTTAATACCGAAGGCGTCATCTTTATAGTGCCTCAGGCAGTAGCAGACCGTATGCCGGATTATAAGGATCAGCTTATGATCATTGATAATGGCGAGACCATGAATGTTGAAGGGATAGAAGTTACTGCAATTCCTATGTATAACCTGCCGGAGACAGAGGATTCCCGCCACACTAAAGGAAGAGGAAACGGGTACATTTTGAATATGGGCGGTAAGCAGGTCTATTTTTCCGGTGATACAGAAGATATTCCCGAAATGAGGAATCTGGAAAATATCGATATAGCGTTCGTTTGCATGAATCTGCCCTACACCATGGATATCAACCAGGCTGCCAGTGCTGTTCTGGATTTCGAACCGGCCATCGTATATCCTTACCATCATCGTGGACAGGATATTCAGGAATTCAAAGAAAATGTAGTTTCTGAGAATAATAATATCGAAGTACGCCTGAAGAACTGGTATCCTGAAAGCGAATAG
- a CDS encoding class I SAM-dependent methyltransferase, with translation MHPDDLASPEEEIERYETHNNDINDPGYRKFVSPLVKEIALRHHADDKGLDFGAGTGPVITHMLKQQQYNIKAWDPYFLPDDELLEDTYDYIVACEVVEHFHEPSKEFSRLKKMLNPYGTLLIKTDLWMDDQPFEDWYYKNDETHSFFYHPETFQWIREAYDFRDLVIDNRVVLLIN, from the coding sequence ATGCACCCGGATGATCTGGCATCGCCGGAAGAGGAGATCGAACGATACGAAACTCACAATAATGACATAAATGACCCGGGATACCGGAAATTTGTCTCTCCTCTCGTTAAAGAGATCGCGTTACGCCATCATGCAGATGATAAGGGACTCGATTTTGGTGCCGGCACCGGCCCGGTGATCACCCATATGCTGAAGCAACAGCAATATAACATCAAAGCATGGGACCCCTATTTCCTTCCTGATGATGAATTACTGGAAGATACCTATGATTATATCGTTGCTTGCGAGGTAGTTGAGCATTTTCATGAGCCTTCAAAAGAGTTTAGTCGCCTTAAAAAGATGCTGAATCCTTACGGCACCCTGCTTATCAAAACCGATCTCTGGATGGATGATCAGCCTTTTGAAGACTGGTACTACAAAAATGATGAAACACATTCTTTCTTCTATCATCCGGAAACTTTCCAATGGATCAGGGAAGCCTATGATTTCAGGGACCTGGTAATAGATAATCGAGTCGTTCTGTTAATTAATTAA